A single Candidatus Thermoplasmatota archaeon DNA region contains:
- a CDS encoding UbiA family prenyltransferase codes for MNKIVAYAKLLRIPGLGALAIPPVIGALTVGVSDFFTLAILFGIGACSAMYGFILNDYADVELDSLVDDLYGKPLVSGDISKKTAVAICVFLSLIAFLLLFYLFRGKVLDDYKFFSLLCIVLAGILGSIYDLYGKKIAGSDFFVAISMAFLFLAGALAVGVPNVITWIIFILTFNQTLHMNVVEGGIKDADHDYKMGVKNIALYSGVRVENNAITIPFSFKMFGMGIRLFSACLLFIPFFIFGYNYYVWQLIILALATFGVLFFSIKLLSIKIFLRNKIQKYIGIQSFLRYSLVPIMLMSIINPLICVFLIIFPILWYIILTPLVGERLFRPRM; via the coding sequence ATGAATAAGATTGTTGCTTATGCAAAACTGTTGCGTATACCTGGTCTTGGAGCGCTTGCTATTCCACCTGTGATTGGTGCTCTAACTGTTGGTGTTTCTGATTTTTTTACGCTTGCTATACTTTTTGGTATCGGCGCCTGTTCTGCCATGTATGGTTTTATTCTTAATGATTATGCGGATGTTGAGTTAGATTCCCTTGTTGATGATCTTTATGGGAAACCATTGGTGAGTGGTGATATATCAAAAAAAACAGCTGTTGCAATATGTGTATTTTTAAGTTTGATAGCATTTTTACTTCTGTTTTATTTATTCCGTGGAAAGGTTCTAGATGATTACAAATTTTTTTCGTTATTATGCATAGTGCTCGCTGGCATCTTAGGTAGCATATATGATCTATATGGTAAAAAAATCGCTGGGTCAGATTTCTTTGTCGCTATATCAATGGCTTTCCTGTTCTTAGCTGGTGCTCTCGCTGTTGGAGTTCCAAATGTAATCACATGGATTATTTTTATCCTCACTTTTAACCAGACATTACATATGAATGTGGTTGAAGGTGGCATAAAAGATGCTGATCATGACTACAAGATGGGTGTTAAAAACATAGCTCTTTATTCTGGTGTACGCGTTGAAAACAATGCTATAACTATACCATTTTCCTTTAAAATGTTTGGGATGGGAATTCGTCTGTTCTCAGCTTGTCTACTTTTCATACCATTTTTTATTTTTGGCTACAATTACTATGTCTGGCAACTTATCATACTAGCATTAGCAACATTTGGCGTCCTATTCTTCAGCATTAAACTTTTATCAATCAAGATTTTTTTGCGTAACAAAATCCAGAAATACATTGGTATTCAATCGTTTTTGAGATATTCACTTGTTCCAATTATGCTTATGTCAATCATAAACCCGCTAATATGTGTATTTCTAATTATTTTCCCTATTTTATGGTATATCATTTTAACTCCGCTAGTTGGGGAGAGACTTTTCAGACCACGGATGTAA